From the Hymenobacter yonginensis genome, one window contains:
- a CDS encoding HNH endonuclease family protein: MSRRRRQVAPLPLPGPRAEAVETRCGLCEREVQHTSRHHLVPREEGGRHGPTVPLCQPCHSTVHLLLDNRELARRYCTIELLQGAEELQKYLHWVRRSKVERIRNRRGRR; this comes from the coding sequence ATGTCCCGTCGTCGTCGCCAAGTTGCTCCCCTTCCGTTGCCAGGCCCGCGTGCTGAGGCTGTTGAAACCCGCTGCGGACTTTGCGAGCGGGAAGTGCAGCACACCTCGCGCCATCATCTGGTGCCGCGCGAGGAAGGAGGCCGCCACGGCCCCACCGTACCGCTCTGCCAGCCGTGCCACAGCACCGTCCATCTGCTGCTCGACAACCGCGAGCTGGCCCGCCGCTACTGCACTATCGAGCTGCTGCAAGGCGCCGAGGAGCTGCAGAAGTACCTGCACTGGGTGCGCCGCAGCAAAGTGGAGCGCATCCGCAACCGGCGGGGCAGGAGGTGA
- a CDS encoding DUF6687 family protein codes for MHPRYFVPFQQLRQQPTIVVDSTGLGASLTLAHWRGAATPEPLRDDTSAGSVLRALRQPHTPGLAAAAVTANHFDVDGFVGVWALLNPELALQHEELLRLVATLGDFRELDWQHPQAHHALQLVCWLNAEEKARFYEPFGAPARRRREDEASAEKFAWFLPRFAAVLHNPAPYRAVWEPEYQRVLQAVAVLHSAATTVRRYPQIGLTVVHTPEPLPYYALFSASRGTDMVLSLYDGQRYEFEYKYTTWIDLESRPTLPRLPLDALAARLNALEATPRRWTHDGITDTGPLLRLSGKGLTKPQRYADPDQRPIYASSIPAEELEQEVVRFFEAGYADIEPRRYWSWAEIRAVK; via the coding sequence TTGCATCCCCGATACTTCGTTCCGTTTCAGCAGCTGCGGCAGCAGCCGACCATTGTAGTGGACAGCACCGGGCTGGGGGCGTCCCTCACGCTGGCGCACTGGCGCGGCGCGGCCACGCCCGAGCCCCTGCGCGACGACACCAGCGCCGGCTCGGTGCTTCGGGCCCTGCGCCAGCCTCACACGCCCGGGCTGGCCGCCGCCGCCGTCACGGCCAATCATTTTGACGTGGATGGCTTTGTGGGCGTCTGGGCGCTGCTGAACCCGGAGCTGGCGCTGCAGCACGAGGAATTATTGCGCCTGGTGGCTACGCTGGGCGATTTTCGGGAGCTGGACTGGCAGCACCCGCAGGCGCACCACGCCCTGCAGCTGGTATGCTGGCTGAATGCTGAGGAGAAAGCCCGGTTCTATGAGCCGTTTGGCGCCCCGGCCCGCCGCCGCCGCGAAGATGAGGCTTCGGCCGAGAAGTTTGCATGGTTTCTGCCCCGTTTCGCGGCCGTGCTGCACAACCCGGCCCCGTACCGGGCCGTCTGGGAGCCGGAATACCAGCGGGTGCTGCAGGCCGTAGCCGTGCTGCACAGCGCCGCCACCACCGTGCGCCGCTACCCGCAAATCGGGCTGACGGTGGTGCACACGCCGGAGCCGCTGCCGTACTACGCCCTGTTCAGCGCCAGCCGTGGCACTGATATGGTGCTGAGCCTCTACGACGGCCAGCGCTACGAATTCGAGTACAAATACACCACCTGGATCGACCTGGAAAGCCGCCCGACGCTGCCGCGCCTGCCCCTGGATGCCCTAGCGGCCCGCCTCAATGCGCTGGAAGCCACCCCGCGCCGCTGGACCCATGACGGCATCACCGACACCGGCCCGCTATTGCGCCTGAGCGGCAAAGGCCTCACCAAGCCCCAGCGCTACGCCGACCCCGACCAGCGCCCGATTTATGCTTCGTCTATTCCTGCCGAAGAACTGGAGCAGGAAGTAGTACGGTTTTTCGAGGCCGGCTACGCCGATATCGAACCCCGGCGGTACTGGAGTTGGGCGGAGATAAGGGCGGTAAAATAG
- a CDS encoding AAA family ATPase, with protein MKILRVRFFNLNSLRGEHTVDFSQTPLSDAGLFAITGPTGAGKTTILDAITLALYGQVPRHEATGPEHVMSHGTGESWAEVEFEVNGQHYRSKWGQYRARKRPEGNLQPPSMELSERKTADDGTETWPLIEEMKRQVPVRVAELSGLEYKQFLRSVLLAQGDFTRFLKAPAGERAQLLEKITDTKKYSDISRAAFERAKQETQQVEQLRAGLAGVTLLSAEEVAFLEGEAQELTQQLATATAAQEQLREARQWHLRLQELHRSVLATQQRQHQLNGQAETLAPLRQRLALHQQAAPFATDYALLRQLEAQLGRLHQETQQLQTQLPQLELRRATAEATRTAARLAYDQATHLRSEQDPKLREAELLDHQIAEARRLLGQGKTEYEAQNEQCKRLKAAAEQAGTRARLLQEQVRDLDKWLLLHATVGELANGLPELSANLQHWEYLKAELGQLRQRLHEARLRAGQAATQAATHQQAAEAARGQLAASATQYHSTATACHNWLLQLRHHVQALHQQQEREQQHWDDLRRSLHMQQLILSHTDTRQLLEAGQPCPVCGSLEHPYLAGVLGVSEDSFQRERQREEELSQRVRALGTRFNRLNTYVTMLEQAVPETAPGTSATIQLLPETAEKEAAETIKQLLQQLKHLQQQCATAEQQVQQAHTHQEAAQRQHHDYAQAVAQLEKELQDAEERMPAARDMVVSQAQSFGLPFADENGRALMEQARQRISEFETTKQQLAQSRQELSGVSVEADTSEAARQELQAWLSARKQALLDQNAAMQARQQQRHALLPDADLAAVRQRLEQAVRTTETQRQQAEQQFQQHDTAATVAAARLQQLTHDTRQQQQAHAASTAALTQALQAAGLSPDPATLPALLLPESEAATLQAQLSRHDQEVALAARTLLETEQQLQQEEARALTIEPLDALNHHLETSSQQLATLNQQLGQRQERLGSHRAGQERHATLAAQLETQQQEARRWRQLAELIGSADGKKFSEFAQGLTLARLVDLANRHLHRFSDRYRILRNPDQHLDLLIQDEYQAGAVRTMNSLSGGESFLVSLALALGLSELAGRKTQIDTLFIDEGFGTLDPDTLDIALSALEMLQGTGKTIGIISHVEALQERVSTQISVRKGAGGISSLQVVGFNGAL; from the coding sequence ATGAAAATCCTCCGCGTCCGTTTCTTCAACCTCAACTCCCTGCGCGGCGAGCATACCGTAGATTTCAGCCAGACGCCCCTCTCGGACGCGGGCTTGTTTGCCATCACCGGGCCGACCGGCGCGGGCAAAACCACCATCCTCGACGCCATTACGCTGGCCCTCTACGGGCAGGTGCCGCGCCACGAGGCCACCGGCCCCGAGCACGTGATGAGCCACGGCACCGGCGAGAGCTGGGCCGAAGTGGAGTTTGAGGTGAACGGCCAGCACTACCGCTCCAAGTGGGGCCAGTACCGGGCCCGCAAGCGGCCCGAAGGCAATCTGCAGCCCCCCAGCATGGAGCTGAGCGAGCGAAAAACGGCCGACGACGGCACCGAAACCTGGCCCCTCATCGAGGAAATGAAGCGGCAGGTACCCGTGCGCGTAGCCGAGCTGAGCGGCCTGGAATACAAGCAGTTTCTGCGCTCGGTACTGCTGGCCCAAGGCGACTTCACCCGCTTTCTGAAGGCGCCGGCCGGCGAGCGGGCTCAGCTGCTGGAGAAAATCACCGACACCAAAAAGTACTCCGACATCTCGCGGGCGGCCTTCGAGCGGGCCAAGCAGGAAACCCAGCAGGTAGAGCAGCTGCGCGCCGGGCTGGCGGGCGTCACGCTGCTATCGGCGGAGGAAGTGGCGTTTCTGGAAGGCGAAGCGCAGGAGCTCACCCAGCAGCTGGCCACCGCCACCGCCGCCCAGGAGCAGCTGCGCGAGGCGCGGCAGTGGCACCTGCGGCTGCAGGAGCTGCACCGCAGCGTGCTGGCCACCCAGCAGCGCCAGCACCAGCTAAATGGGCAGGCCGAAACGCTGGCCCCGCTGCGCCAGCGCCTGGCCCTGCATCAGCAAGCCGCGCCCTTCGCCACCGACTACGCCCTATTGCGCCAGTTGGAAGCCCAACTCGGCCGCCTGCACCAGGAAACCCAGCAGCTCCAGACGCAGCTGCCGCAGCTGGAGCTGCGCCGCGCCACCGCCGAAGCCACCCGCACTGCCGCCCGCCTCGCCTACGATCAGGCCACCCACCTCCGCTCCGAGCAGGACCCTAAGCTGCGCGAAGCCGAGCTACTGGACCACCAGATAGCGGAAGCACGCCGCCTGTTGGGACAGGGCAAAACCGAGTATGAAGCTCAAAACGAGCAGTGCAAACGTCTGAAAGCAGCAGCCGAGCAGGCTGGCACAAGGGCGCGCTTGCTGCAGGAGCAAGTCCGGGACCTCGACAAATGGCTGCTGCTGCACGCTACCGTTGGTGAGCTGGCCAATGGCCTGCCTGAACTTTCCGCTAACCTGCAGCACTGGGAATACCTCAAGGCGGAGCTGGGCCAGCTACGCCAGCGCCTGCACGAAGCCCGGCTGCGGGCTGGGCAGGCGGCCACGCAGGCGGCCACGCATCAGCAGGCTGCTGAGGCGGCCCGCGGCCAGTTGGCCGCCTCGGCAACGCAGTACCACTCTACCGCCACCGCCTGCCACAACTGGCTGCTACAGCTGCGCCACCACGTGCAGGCGCTTCACCAGCAACAGGAGCGTGAGCAGCAGCATTGGGACGATTTGCGCCGCAGCCTGCACATGCAGCAGCTCATCCTGTCGCACACCGACACCCGCCAGCTGCTGGAAGCTGGCCAGCCCTGCCCGGTGTGCGGTTCCCTGGAGCACCCGTATCTGGCGGGCGTGCTGGGCGTGAGCGAAGACTCATTTCAGCGGGAGCGGCAGCGGGAAGAAGAGCTCAGCCAGCGCGTGCGGGCCCTGGGCACCCGCTTCAACCGCCTTAACACCTACGTCACGATGCTGGAGCAGGCAGTGCCCGAAACGGCTCCTGGCACCTCAGCTACCATTCAGCTACTCCCCGAAACGGCCGAGAAGGAAGCCGCCGAAACCATCAAGCAACTGCTGCAACAGCTCAAGCATCTGCAGCAGCAGTGCGCCACCGCCGAGCAGCAGGTGCAGCAGGCCCACACCCACCAGGAGGCTGCTCAGCGCCAGCACCATGACTACGCCCAGGCCGTAGCGCAGCTGGAAAAGGAGCTCCAAGATGCCGAAGAGCGCATGCCCGCCGCCCGCGACATGGTGGTAAGCCAGGCACAGAGCTTCGGGCTGCCGTTTGCCGACGAGAACGGCCGCGCTCTGATGGAGCAAGCCCGCCAACGCATCAGCGAGTTTGAAACGACAAAGCAGCAGCTGGCCCAGTCGCGGCAGGAGCTGAGTGGCGTGAGCGTGGAAGCCGACACCTCGGAGGCTGCCCGGCAGGAGCTGCAGGCTTGGCTGAGCGCCCGCAAGCAGGCCTTGCTGGACCAGAACGCCGCTATGCAGGCCCGGCAGCAGCAGCGCCACGCCCTACTGCCCGATGCCGACCTTGCCGCCGTGCGCCAGCGCCTGGAGCAGGCTGTGCGCACCACCGAAACCCAGCGCCAGCAGGCCGAGCAGCAGTTTCAGCAGCACGACACGGCCGCCACCGTGGCGGCGGCCCGCCTGCAGCAGCTCACCCACGACACCCGGCAGCAGCAGCAGGCTCACGCCGCCAGCACGGCGGCCCTCACGCAGGCCCTGCAGGCCGCCGGCCTCTCCCCCGACCCGGCCACCCTGCCGGCCCTGCTTTTGCCCGAATCTGAAGCGGCCACCCTGCAGGCGCAGCTCAGCCGCCACGATCAGGAAGTGGCTTTGGCCGCCCGCACCCTGCTGGAAACCGAGCAGCAGTTGCAGCAGGAAGAAGCCCGTGCCCTCACCATCGAGCCGCTAGACGCTCTGAACCATCACCTGGAAACCAGCAGCCAGCAGTTGGCTACGCTCAATCAGCAACTGGGCCAGCGCCAGGAGCGCCTGGGCAGCCACCGCGCCGGCCAGGAGCGCCACGCCACGCTGGCCGCCCAGCTGGAAACCCAGCAGCAGGAAGCGCGCCGCTGGCGGCAGCTGGCCGAGCTGATTGGCTCGGCCGACGGCAAGAAGTTCAGCGAGTTTGCCCAGGGCCTTACCCTGGCCCGCCTCGTGGACCTGGCCAACCGCCACCTGCACCGCTTCTCCGACCGCTACCGCATCCTGCGCAACCCCGACCAGCACCTCGACCTGCTCATCCAGGACGAGTACCAGGCCGGCGCGGTGCGCACCATGAATTCGCTGTCGGGTGGGGAAAGTTTTCTGGTGAGTCTGGCGCTGGCGCTGGGCCTCTCGGAGCTGGCCGGCCGCAAAACCCAGATCGACACGCTGTTCATTGACGAAGGCTTCGGCACCCTCGACCCCGACACGCTGGACATTGCGCTTTCGGCGCTGGAAATGCTGCAGGGCACCGGCAAAACCATCGGCATCATCTCGCACGTGGAGGCCCTGCAGGAGCGCGTCAGCACCCAGATCAGCGTGCGGAAAGGGGCCGGCGGCATCAGCTCCCTGCAGGTCGTGGGGTTCAATGGAGCATTGTAG
- a CDS encoding DUF5713 family protein — protein sequence MAKKQEDLKNEAVRKYAFLQEMTEDTYFPKQLVDKGKAVLVALCFSIEQQQPKELDELYELTHAATDKFNDLQEAFEEADSEIETGARECIAADFDFIAKAYGFAEADLEELIATREW from the coding sequence ATGGCCAAAAAGCAGGAAGACCTCAAAAACGAAGCAGTCAGGAAGTATGCTTTCCTGCAGGAAATGACGGAGGATACCTATTTCCCCAAACAGCTGGTAGACAAGGGTAAAGCGGTTTTGGTGGCGCTGTGCTTTTCCATCGAACAGCAGCAACCCAAGGAGCTGGATGAACTATACGAACTGACCCACGCGGCCACCGACAAATTCAACGATCTGCAGGAGGCATTCGAGGAGGCGGATAGTGAGATAGAGACGGGGGCAAGAGAATGTATTGCAGCGGATTTCGACTTCATCGCAAAGGCGTACGGCTTCGCTGAGGCGGATCTGGAAGAGCTGATTGCTACCAGAGAATGGTAG
- a CDS encoding nuclear transport factor 2 family protein, which produces MLLLLLAGACAPVRPVSAVATSAYAPVSPELYATIARQDSLLFAAFNRHDLAQLQTYFAEDLEFYHDKGGLADFQQSMEGFRRLFEQNKTTGLNRQLMPGTLEVYPINGYGAVETYQHRFCHVENGKDDCGTFKNMMVWRLNEGRWQVTRVVSYNH; this is translated from the coding sequence ATGTTGCTTTTGCTGCTTGCTGGGGCCTGTGCGCCGGTGCGTCCCGTTTCGGCCGTCGCTACATCGGCTTACGCGCCGGTTTCGCCGGAGCTCTACGCCACCATTGCCCGGCAGGACAGCCTCCTGTTCGCGGCGTTCAACCGCCACGACCTCGCGCAGCTGCAAACCTACTTCGCCGAAGACTTGGAGTTCTATCACGACAAAGGCGGCCTGGCTGATTTCCAGCAATCCATGGAGGGCTTCCGGCGCCTGTTCGAGCAAAACAAAACCACCGGCCTGAACCGCCAGCTGATGCCCGGCACCCTGGAAGTGTATCCCATCAACGGCTATGGCGCCGTAGAAACCTACCAGCACCGGTTCTGCCACGTCGAAAACGGCAAGGACGACTGTGGCACGTTCAAGAACATGATGGTGTGGCGCCTGAATGAGGGGCGGTGGCAGGTGACGCGGGTAGTGAGCTACAACCACTAA
- the sbcD gene encoding exonuclease subunit SbcD — protein MRVLHTADWHLGQRFIQGHERTDEHRHFLNWLVTTIREQQVEVLVIAGDIFDTGSPSNQALELYYSFLLNIRDTGCRDIVVVGGNHDSPATLNAPARLLRHLRVHVVGCVPDCFDDQVLVLDDAAGQPGLVVCAVPFLRDRDVRLSVPGETAEEREARIKQGIADHYARLAEVEKVWQLKDLGLPVLATGHLYAAGAAPSDSERTIHVGNLGQVTADHFPAVFDYVALGHLHRPQRVGGREHIRYSGSPIALSFSELDHPKEVLLLDFAGGKLAGLQPLLVPGARRLVRFHGTLEEVTQGLTTYDNAGYLLPAWADVQIHSELTQLEVADALLQVIQTLDRQQLEVLARRHLRLIKLRALGPDDTDTDEPLTPSLHDFTEREVFGQRLAAEPEAGRAELLRTFDELLESM, from the coding sequence ATGCGCGTACTACACACCGCCGACTGGCACTTGGGCCAGCGCTTCATCCAGGGCCACGAGCGCACCGACGAGCACCGCCACTTCCTGAACTGGCTGGTGACGACCATCCGGGAGCAGCAGGTGGAAGTGCTGGTGATTGCCGGCGACATTTTTGATACCGGCTCGCCTTCCAATCAGGCCCTGGAGCTGTACTACTCCTTTCTGCTCAACATCCGCGACACCGGCTGCCGCGACATTGTGGTGGTGGGCGGCAACCACGATTCGCCGGCTACGCTCAACGCCCCGGCCCGGCTGCTGCGCCACCTGCGTGTGCACGTAGTCGGCTGCGTGCCCGACTGCTTCGACGACCAAGTGCTGGTGCTGGATGACGCCGCCGGCCAGCCCGGCCTGGTGGTGTGCGCCGTGCCTTTCCTGCGCGACCGGGATGTGCGCCTCTCGGTGCCCGGCGAAACCGCCGAAGAGCGCGAAGCCCGCATCAAACAAGGCATTGCCGACCACTACGCCCGCCTCGCCGAAGTAGAGAAAGTGTGGCAGCTTAAAGACCTGGGCCTGCCCGTGCTGGCTACCGGCCACCTCTACGCCGCCGGCGCCGCCCCCTCCGACTCCGAGCGCACCATCCACGTCGGCAACCTGGGCCAGGTGACGGCCGACCACTTCCCTGCCGTGTTCGACTACGTGGCGCTGGGCCACCTGCACCGGCCGCAGCGCGTGGGCGGGCGGGAGCATATCCGCTACTCGGGCTCCCCAATTGCGTTGTCGTTTTCCGAGCTGGATCATCCGAAGGAAGTGCTGCTGCTGGATTTTGCTGGGGGCAAGCTGGCGGGTCTGCAGCCGTTGCTGGTGCCGGGCGCCCGGCGGCTGGTGCGCTTCCACGGCACACTGGAGGAAGTCACGCAGGGCCTCACCACCTACGACAACGCCGGCTACCTGCTCCCGGCCTGGGCCGATGTGCAGATCCACTCAGAGCTTACGCAGCTGGAAGTGGCCGACGCGCTGCTGCAGGTTATTCAGACCCTGGACCGCCAGCAACTGGAGGTGCTGGCCCGCCGCCACCTGCGTCTGATCAAGCTCCGCGCCCTCGGCCCTGACGACACCGACACCGACGAACCCCTCACGCCCAGCCTGCATGACTTCACGGAGCGCGAAGTGTTCGGCCAGCGCCTCGCCGCCGAGCCCGAAGCCGGCCGCGCCGAGCTGCTGCGCACCTTTGATGAGCTGCTGGAGAGTATGTGA
- a CDS encoding MBL fold metallo-hydrolase: MSPLPSSTGSVQIQQFYDKGLAHASYAIRSGRQVAIIDPARDPQPYYDFADEHDAQIVAVIETHPHADFVSSHLEISQETGATIYVSKLVKATYPHETFDDGDRITLGTMELHALNTPGHSPDSISVLLMDELAQTRAVFTGDTLFVGDVGRPDLRESDLVGGHSREALAAQLYHSTREKLMTLPATTKVYPAHGPGSLCGKTTSTDLDSTIGKEVKTNYALQPMSEAEFIKVLLEDQPFMPKYFGHDVVLNRLGALPFEDSVRAVPRLFPDAELEPGVLLIDTRPAAEFRAGHLPGAINLMDGGKFETWLGSIIGPQEPFYLLADSQIALDTVIRKTAKIGYEGNVRGAILTPREMPATSPAVKVEQVRQQPQDFTIVDIRNRTEAQQPVFDNALVIPLPELRERAQEIPTDKPVLVHCAGGYRSAAGSSIVQAALPGTTVYDLGEAITSFQPQAVH, translated from the coding sequence ATGAGTCCTCTGCCCAGTAGTACCGGCTCGGTACAAATTCAGCAGTTCTACGACAAAGGCCTGGCCCACGCCAGCTACGCCATCCGCAGCGGCCGCCAGGTAGCCATCATCGACCCGGCCCGCGACCCGCAGCCCTACTACGATTTCGCCGACGAGCACGACGCCCAGATCGTGGCCGTTATTGAAACCCACCCCCACGCCGACTTCGTGAGCAGCCACCTGGAAATCTCCCAGGAAACCGGCGCCACTATCTATGTAAGCAAGCTGGTGAAGGCCACGTATCCGCACGAAACCTTCGACGATGGTGACCGGATTACGCTGGGCACCATGGAGCTGCACGCCCTCAACACCCCCGGCCACTCGCCTGACTCCATCAGCGTGCTGCTCATGGACGAGCTGGCCCAGACCCGTGCCGTATTCACCGGCGACACCCTGTTTGTGGGCGACGTAGGCCGCCCCGACCTGCGCGAGTCTGACCTGGTGGGCGGCCACAGCCGCGAGGCCCTGGCGGCCCAGCTCTACCACAGCACCCGCGAGAAACTCATGACCCTGCCCGCCACCACCAAGGTCTACCCGGCGCACGGCCCCGGCTCGCTGTGCGGCAAAACCACCAGCACCGACCTCGACAGCACCATCGGCAAGGAGGTGAAAACCAACTACGCCCTGCAGCCGATGTCGGAGGCCGAGTTTATCAAAGTGCTGCTTGAAGACCAGCCGTTCATGCCCAAGTACTTCGGGCACGACGTGGTGCTCAACCGCTTGGGCGCGCTGCCCTTCGAGGACAGCGTGCGGGCTGTGCCGCGGCTGTTTCCGGATGCCGAGCTGGAGCCGGGCGTTTTGCTGATTGACACCCGGCCCGCCGCCGAGTTCCGGGCCGGCCACCTGCCCGGCGCCATCAACCTGATGGACGGCGGCAAGTTTGAAACCTGGCTGGGCTCCATCATCGGGCCGCAGGAGCCGTTCTACCTGCTGGCCGATTCGCAGATTGCGCTGGACACCGTGATCCGCAAAACCGCCAAAATCGGTTATGAAGGCAACGTGCGTGGCGCTATTCTGACGCCACGTGAGATGCCGGCTACTTCGCCGGCCGTGAAGGTTGAGCAAGTACGCCAGCAGCCTCAGGACTTCACCATCGTGGATATCCGCAACCGCACCGAAGCCCAGCAGCCCGTTTTCGACAATGCCCTAGTGATTCCGCTGCCCGAGCTGCGCGAGCGGGCCCAAGAAATCCCAACCGATAAGCCCGTGCTGGTGCACTGCGCTGGCGGCTACCGCTCGGCGGCCGGCTCCAGCATCGTGCAGGCGGCTCTGCCCGGAACTACGGTATATGATCTGGGGGAGGCTATTACGTCATTTCAGCCTCAGGCAGTTCACTAA
- a CDS encoding amino acid permease: MANIFAKKPLAQLLGEANSTGHGTLKRTLGAGNLVALGVGAIIGAGLFVRTAAAAAQASGPGVTLAFIVAAIGCVFAGLCYAEFAAMIPIAGSAYTYAYTTMGEFVAWIIGWALIMEYALGAATVSIAWSEYLNKLLEVFGTSIPYNLSHSPFESAVVDGVMQHGIINLPALLVIVALSLLLIKGTQESAMFNAIVVFLKVAIVLVFIAVGWQFINPANHSPYLIPDNAEPVKNAAGVVVREYTAWNKHGWGGVLGGAAIVFFAFIGFDAVSTAAQEAKNPKRDMPIGILGSLAVCTVLYILFGHVLTGVANWREFADPALGGEASVTYAIKAHMPGYEWLSTAVTVAILLGFSSVILVMLMGQSRVFFSMAKDGLMPKAFSELHPRFGTPYKSNIALLIFVGGFAAFVPGSLAGDLTSFGTLLAFVLVSAGIWIMRRSDPAQHRPFRAPLSSPSFPLVPVMGVLVCTSMILALDSFTLKVALGWMILGFIVYFLYGKRNSMLQKGIVVMPTEMDEQAFIEPDKDNR, from the coding sequence ATGGCAAATATTTTCGCCAAAAAACCGCTGGCCCAGCTGCTGGGCGAGGCTAATTCCACCGGGCACGGCACGCTGAAGCGCACGCTGGGCGCCGGCAACCTGGTGGCCCTGGGCGTGGGTGCCATCATCGGCGCCGGCCTGTTTGTGCGCACGGCCGCCGCCGCTGCTCAGGCCTCTGGTCCGGGCGTGACGCTGGCCTTCATCGTGGCCGCCATCGGCTGCGTATTTGCCGGCCTCTGCTACGCCGAGTTTGCCGCCATGATTCCGATTGCCGGCTCGGCCTACACCTACGCCTACACCACCATGGGCGAGTTTGTGGCCTGGATTATCGGCTGGGCCCTGATCATGGAATACGCCCTCGGGGCCGCCACCGTGAGTATTGCCTGGAGTGAATACCTCAATAAGCTGCTGGAAGTCTTTGGCACCAGTATACCGTACAACCTAAGCCACTCGCCCTTCGAAAGCGCGGTAGTTGACGGCGTAATGCAGCACGGCATCATCAACCTGCCGGCGCTGCTGGTGATTGTGGCTCTGTCGCTGCTGCTCATCAAAGGCACCCAGGAGTCGGCCATGTTCAACGCCATTGTGGTGTTCCTGAAAGTGGCTATCGTGCTGGTATTCATTGCGGTGGGCTGGCAGTTTATCAACCCCGCCAACCACTCGCCGTACCTGATTCCCGACAATGCCGAGCCTGTGAAAAACGCAGCCGGCGTGGTAGTACGCGAGTACACTGCTTGGAACAAGCATGGCTGGGGTGGCGTGCTGGGTGGCGCGGCCATCGTGTTCTTCGCCTTCATCGGGTTTGATGCCGTGAGCACCGCGGCCCAGGAAGCCAAGAATCCTAAGCGCGACATGCCCATCGGTATCCTCGGCTCGCTGGCCGTGTGCACCGTGCTCTACATCCTGTTCGGCCACGTGCTGACGGGCGTTGCCAACTGGCGCGAATTTGCCGACCCGGCCCTTGGCGGCGAGGCTTCCGTAACCTACGCCATCAAGGCCCACATGCCCGGCTACGAGTGGCTGAGCACGGCCGTGACGGTGGCTATTCTGCTGGGTTTCTCGTCCGTAATTCTGGTGATGTTGATGGGCCAGAGCCGCGTGTTCTTCTCGATGGCTAAGGATGGCCTGATGCCCAAAGCATTTTCCGAGCTGCACCCGCGCTTCGGTACGCCTTACAAATCCAACATTGCGCTGCTGATCTTCGTGGGTGGTTTTGCGGCCTTCGTACCCGGCTCCCTAGCCGGCGACCTGACCTCGTTCGGTACGCTGCTGGCCTTCGTGCTGGTATCGGCCGGCATCTGGATCATGCGCCGCTCCGACCCCGCGCAGCACCGTCCGTTCCGGGCGCCGCTTTCGTCGCCGTCGTTCCCGCTGGTGCCCGTGATGGGTGTGCTGGTGTGCACGAGCATGATTCTGGCCCTCGACTCGTTCACGCTGAAAGTGGCGTTGGGCTGGATGATCCTCGGCTTCATCGTGTACTTCCTCTACGGCAAGCGCAACTCCATGCTGCAGAAAGGCATTGTGGTAATGCCAACTGAAATGGACGAGCAAGCCTTCATCGAGCCTGACAAAGACAACCGCTAA
- a CDS encoding hypervirulence associated TUDOR domain-containing protein, with protein MRKGTTVTWKYGTGTATGKIEETHKESVTRKLKGAEITRNGTPENPALVIVQDNGDRVLKLQSEVKAASAADKK; from the coding sequence ATGCGTAAAGGCACCACTGTCACCTGGAAATACGGCACCGGTACGGCCACCGGCAAAATCGAGGAAACCCACAAGGAAAGCGTCACGCGCAAGTTGAAGGGCGCCGAAATAACCCGCAATGGCACGCCGGAAAATCCAGCTTTAGTTATCGTGCAGGACAACGGCGACCGGGTGCTCAAGCTGCAAAGCGAGGTAAAAGCGGCCTCGGCAGCCGACAAGAAATAG